One genomic window of Streptomyces sp. NBC_01276 includes the following:
- a CDS encoding aryl-sulfate sulfotransferase: MSVDQNTLRRRGTGLRAHDPRRSFGGYTLYTPITGDGRIHLVGIDGEPAHTWNSPHPPGRQAQLLPGGTLFYAAKDTGGPSLFPIWDVYHGGIFQELAPDSTVLREVRHPFHHHDASVLRNGNLLITVVEPLSPADAARIRGGIPGSEAPGGVIYGDVVYELTWEGETVWRWAAIEHLDPEEVPLNPHFAREHWPMANTVNELADGGIVVGFRSASTTVAVDRADGSVRWRIGPDVLAQQHHPHELPGGTILVFDNGTYRDTTSVPYSRVLELDPTTGEQVWSYEDNPPQNFYSPYMSSAQRLPNGNTFIAEGSFGRLFEVTPEGDVVWEFVVPEFGSFSRGTGLESSRGAQNSVFRAYRYGAEQIPWL; encoded by the coding sequence ATGAGCGTCGACCAGAACACCCTGCGCCGCCGCGGCACCGGCCTGCGCGCCCACGATCCGCGGCGCAGCTTCGGCGGCTACACCCTCTACACCCCGATCACCGGTGACGGCCGGATCCACCTCGTCGGCATCGACGGCGAGCCCGCCCACACCTGGAACTCCCCGCACCCGCCCGGCCGTCAGGCCCAGCTGCTCCCGGGAGGCACCCTCTTCTACGCGGCCAAGGACACCGGCGGCCCGAGCCTCTTCCCCATCTGGGACGTCTACCACGGCGGCATCTTCCAGGAACTCGCCCCGGACTCCACCGTGCTGCGCGAGGTCCGCCACCCCTTCCACCACCACGACGCCTCCGTCCTGCGCAACGGCAACCTGCTGATCACCGTCGTGGAGCCGCTGTCCCCGGCGGACGCGGCCCGGATCCGCGGCGGCATCCCCGGCTCGGAGGCACCGGGCGGGGTGATCTACGGGGACGTGGTGTACGAGCTGACCTGGGAGGGCGAGACGGTCTGGCGCTGGGCGGCGATCGAGCACCTCGACCCGGAGGAGGTACCGCTCAACCCGCACTTCGCCCGCGAGCACTGGCCGATGGCCAACACCGTCAACGAACTCGCCGACGGCGGCATCGTCGTGGGCTTCCGCAGCGCGTCGACGACGGTGGCCGTGGACCGCGCCGACGGCTCCGTGCGCTGGCGGATAGGCCCCGACGTCCTCGCGCAGCAGCACCACCCGCACGAGCTGCCGGGCGGCACCATTCTGGTGTTCGACAACGGGACCTACCGCGACACGACGTCCGTGCCGTACTCGCGGGTGCTGGAGCTCGACCCGACGACGGGCGAGCAGGTGTGGTCGTACGAGGACAATCCGCCGCAGAACTTCTACAGCCCGTACATGTCCAGCGCCCAGCGCCTGCCCAACGGCAACACGTTCATCGCCGAGGGTTCCTTCGGGCGGCTCTTCGAGGTGACCCCCGAGGGGGACGTGGTCTGGGAGTTCGTCGTGCCGGAGTTCGGCTCGTTCAGCCGCGGCACCGGCCTGGAGTCCTCGCGCGGCGCGCAGAACTCCGTCTTCCGCGCCTACCGGTACGGGGCGGAGCAGATCCCCTGGCTCTGA
- a CDS encoding phospholipase D-like domain-containing protein has product MARTVRTTALTLALSLSSFALLSAAPAYADSPTPHLDAVEQTLRQVSPGLEGSVWERTAGNRLGASAPGGSDWLLQSPGCWGDPACTERPGSRRLLEKMREDIAQARQSVDISTLAPFPNGGFQDAIVAGLKEAAQKGNRLQVRILVGAAPIYHANVIPSSYRDEMVAKLGPAAANITLNVASMTTSKTGFSWNHSKLVVVDGGSVITGGINSWKDDYLDTAHPVNDVDLALSGPAAGSAGRYLDTLWDWTCRNKSSWASVWFASSNNAGCMPTLPRPAAPTGGGDVPALAVGGLGVGIRQSDPTSAFKPVLPTAPDTKCVIGVHDNTNADRDYDTVNPEESALRALVASATGHIEISQQDLNATCPPLPRYDIRLYDALAAKLAAGVKVRIVVSDPANRGAVGSDGYSQIKSLSEVSDVLRGRLQALTGDAGRAKAAMCDGLQLATFRASDKATWADGKPYAQHHKLVSVDDSAFYIGSKNLYPSWLQDFGYVVESPAAAKQLADGLLASQWKYSQATATYDYARGICQG; this is encoded by the coding sequence TTGGCACGCACCGTCCGCACGACGGCCCTCACGCTCGCGCTCTCCCTCTCCTCCTTCGCCCTGCTGTCCGCCGCCCCGGCGTACGCCGACTCCCCCACCCCGCACCTGGACGCGGTGGAGCAGACCCTGCGCCAGGTCTCCCCCGGCCTGGAGGGCTCGGTCTGGGAGCGCACCGCCGGCAACCGCCTCGGCGCCTCCGCCCCCGGCGGTTCCGACTGGCTGCTGCAGAGCCCCGGCTGCTGGGGCGACCCGGCCTGCACCGAGCGCCCCGGCTCCCGCCGGCTGCTGGAGAAGATGCGCGAGGACATCGCGCAGGCGCGGCAGAGCGTGGACATATCCACCCTGGCCCCCTTCCCCAACGGCGGGTTCCAGGACGCGATCGTGGCCGGTCTGAAGGAGGCGGCGCAGAAGGGCAACCGGCTCCAGGTGCGCATCCTGGTCGGTGCCGCGCCGATCTACCACGCCAATGTGATCCCGTCCTCGTACCGCGACGAGATGGTGGCCAAGCTGGGGCCCGCGGCGGCGAACATCACGCTGAACGTGGCGTCGATGACGACCTCGAAGACCGGCTTCTCCTGGAACCACTCCAAGCTGGTGGTGGTGGACGGCGGTTCGGTGATCACCGGTGGCATCAACAGCTGGAAGGACGACTACCTCGACACCGCCCACCCGGTGAACGACGTCGATCTCGCGCTGTCCGGTCCGGCGGCGGGCTCGGCCGGCCGCTACCTCGACACCCTGTGGGACTGGACCTGCCGCAACAAGAGCAGCTGGGCCAGCGTCTGGTTCGCGTCCTCCAACAACGCGGGCTGCATGCCCACCCTGCCCCGCCCCGCGGCCCCGACGGGCGGCGGGGACGTCCCGGCCCTGGCGGTCGGCGGCCTCGGCGTCGGCATCCGGCAGAGCGACCCGACCTCGGCGTTCAAGCCCGTCCTGCCGACGGCCCCCGACACCAAGTGCGTCATCGGGGTGCACGACAACACCAACGCCGACCGGGACTACGACACGGTCAACCCGGAGGAGAGCGCGCTGCGGGCGCTGGTCGCGAGCGCGACCGGGCACATCGAGATCTCCCAGCAGGACCTGAACGCGACCTGCCCGCCGCTGCCCCGCTACGACATCCGGCTCTACGACGCCCTCGCCGCGAAGCTGGCGGCCGGGGTGAAGGTGCGCATCGTCGTCAGCGACCCGGCGAACCGGGGCGCGGTCGGCAGTGACGGCTACTCCCAGATCAAGTCGCTGTCCGAGGTGAGCGACGTCCTGCGGGGCCGCCTCCAGGCCCTGACCGGCGACGCGGGCCGGGCGAAGGCCGCGATGTGCGACGGTCTGCAGCTGGCGACGTTCCGCGCCTCCGACAAGGCGACGTGGGCGGACGGCAAGCCGTACGCCCAGCACCACAAGCTGGTCTCGGTGGACGACTCGGCCTTCTACATCGGCTCGAAGAACCTGTACCCGTCCTGGCTCCAGGACTTCGGCTACGTCGTCGAGAGCCCGGCCGCCGCGAAGCAGCTGGCGGACGGCCTGCTCGCCTCCCAGTGGAAGTACTCGCAGGCGACCGCCACGTACGACTACGCGCGCGGCATCTGCCAGGGCTGA